From the genome of Leptolyngbya iicbica LK, one region includes:
- a CDS encoding S8 family serine peptidase, protein MNALKLARVMRDWRSRCLLTLGAVGVGMPVWALSTSVGTGGIDALRLHGAPYFLTGDKIAIGQVEIGRPSQFGLDKVAGPDLPVKVGRVFFLDQQPNPNQYVDGHAANVASVMVSQDKTLTGVAPNAVLYAAAIGPIRGRSGQPEECFASQQVALSNGGDVRAINFSFGESLSRDPRPDAVLDGNALLTQCIDWSQRLHDVLYVIAGNQGGGGIPIPTDNFNGINVAYSREVDGVFSKVDFANLGSEPDFQPRRSPAPESNVGDRRSINLVAPGSQITVINPDGNSRTVSGTSFAAPHVTATIALLQEWSDRQIRLPEVGWTLDAREPMVMKAVLLNSADKLADSGDGRLLGMTRTLLDEGNRTWLESDAYRDPARPLHAELGTGHLNAARALQQLQGGEWSGAQQVPAIGWSFDSAESPLPPDLPRTQQANLQRDYVFAEPLAGGSYLSATLAWERLVVLNDANNNGLYDLQESFTDRGINNLDLYLMRAEDEDVADSVWSSVSRVDSVEHIFTQIPATGTYKLRVVYRQQVPDELAQDYALAWWAVPASQVD, encoded by the coding sequence ATGAATGCATTAAAACTGGCGAGAGTGATGCGCGACTGGCGGAGTCGTTGCTTGTTGACTCTGGGGGCAGTGGGTGTAGGAATGCCGGTTTGGGCCTTATCGACCTCGGTGGGAACGGGTGGCATTGATGCGTTGAGGTTGCATGGGGCGCCTTACTTTTTAACGGGTGACAAGATTGCCATTGGTCAGGTCGAAATTGGCCGTCCGAGCCAGTTTGGCTTGGATAAAGTGGCGGGACCGGACCTGCCAGTAAAAGTGGGGCGAGTGTTCTTTTTAGATCAGCAGCCGAATCCGAATCAGTATGTGGATGGCCATGCGGCGAATGTAGCTAGCGTCATGGTCAGTCAGGATAAGACGCTGACCGGAGTGGCCCCCAATGCAGTGCTGTATGCGGCGGCGATCGGCCCCATTCGTGGACGCAGTGGTCAGCCAGAGGAATGCTTTGCCTCTCAGCAAGTGGCGCTGAGCAACGGTGGCGATGTGCGAGCCATTAACTTTAGCTTTGGCGAATCGCTCAGCCGGGATCCGCGCCCTGATGCGGTGTTGGATGGCAATGCTTTGTTGACCCAGTGCATTGACTGGTCGCAGCGCCTCCATGATGTGCTGTATGTCATTGCGGGGAATCAAGGAGGTGGAGGCATTCCGATTCCCACTGATAATTTCAATGGCATTAATGTGGCCTACTCCCGTGAGGTCGATGGGGTGTTTAGCAAGGTTGATTTTGCCAATTTGGGCAGTGAACCGGACTTTCAGCCCCGGCGATCGCCCGCCCCCGAGAGTAATGTGGGCGATCGCCGCTCCATTAATCTGGTGGCTCCCGGTAGTCAAATCACCGTCATCAACCCCGATGGCAACTCGCGCACGGTGAGCGGTACGAGTTTTGCGGCGCCCCACGTCACGGCGACGATTGCCCTGCTGCAAGAGTGGAGCGATCGCCAGATCCGGTTGCCAGAAGTTGGTTGGACGCTGGATGCCCGCGAGCCCATGGTGATGAAAGCGGTGCTGCTGAATTCTGCGGACAAGCTGGCGGACAGCGGTGACGGACGCCTGCTGGGCATGACCCGCACCCTGCTAGACGAGGGCAACCGCACCTGGCTGGAATCAGATGCGTATCGTGACCCAGCGCGCCCTCTGCATGCCGAACTGGGCACGGGCCATCTCAATGCGGCGCGGGCCTTACAGCAGCTACAAGGCGGCGAATGGTCGGGTGCCCAACAGGTGCCCGCCATTGGGTGGAGCTTTGACTCGGCGGAGTCGCCGTTGCCGCCCGATTTGCCCCGCACTCAGCAAGCGAATTTACAGCGGGACTATGTGTTTGCGGAGCCGCTGGCGGGCGGGAGTTACCTCTCAGCAACGCTAGCTTGGGAGCGGTTGGTGGTGTTGAACGATGCCAACAACAACGGTCTGTATGATTTGCAAGAGTCGTTTACCGATCGCGGCATCAATAATCTCGACCTCTACCTCATGCGGGCAGAGGATGAGGATGTGGCCGATAGCGTGTGGTCATCGGTGAGCCGGGTCGATAGCGTGGAGCATATTTTCACGCAAATTCCTGCTACAGGCACTTATAAGTTACGGGTGGTGTATCGTCAGCAAGTGCCCGATGAGCTGGCACAAGACTACGCCTTGGCTTGGTGGGCTGTGCCTGCCTCGCAGGTGGATTAG
- a CDS encoding NCS2 family permease: MTNSSPEPAPTPGAIAQFFDFEGLQTNLRTEIIAGITTFITMGYILVVNPAYLSNAIFLQESGDLFGELVVATGVSAMIATLIMGIVAKYPIALAPGMGLNAFFAYSVVLELGIDWRVALAAVFIEGLIFIGLTLTNLRAAIITAIPECLKRAVAAGIGLFIAYIALSGDPEFGGAGIIVASEATITTLGNLAQPETLMAVIGIVITSAFVARRVKGGLLWGILATAILGWILQITPAPQGIVGLPIWPKDLLGQAFVGLGQIGSAGIANFLAVLFVFLFVDLFDTIGTLSGIGIQAGYIDEDGNLPRANQALMADAIGTTAGALLGTSTVTSYIESAAGISEGGRSGFAAVVSAGCFFLSIFFIPLISAIPGYATAPALIIVGVLMMGSITGIRWSDPAESIPSFLTILLMPLTFSIAEGLAVGFIMYPLVKAFQGKAHEVNWVVWLLAAIFVARFVLLGLGIA, translated from the coding sequence ATGACCAATTCTTCTCCAGAACCCGCGCCAACCCCCGGCGCGATCGCTCAGTTTTTTGATTTCGAGGGATTGCAAACCAATCTGCGCACCGAAATCATTGCGGGCATTACCACCTTCATCACCATGGGGTACATCCTCGTGGTGAATCCGGCGTATCTTTCGAACGCCATCTTTTTGCAAGAAAGCGGTGATCTCTTTGGAGAGCTGGTGGTTGCCACGGGCGTCTCCGCGATGATCGCTACCTTGATTATGGGTATCGTGGCCAAATACCCCATTGCCCTCGCCCCCGGCATGGGATTAAATGCCTTCTTCGCCTATTCCGTCGTGTTGGAATTGGGCATCGATTGGCGGGTGGCCCTGGCGGCCGTCTTTATCGAAGGACTGATCTTCATTGGCCTCACCCTGACCAATTTGCGGGCGGCGATTATCACCGCCATTCCCGAATGTCTGAAACGTGCCGTTGCTGCTGGTATCGGCCTATTCATTGCCTATATCGCCCTCTCCGGTGATCCAGAATTTGGCGGCGCGGGCATCATCGTTGCCTCGGAAGCCACCATCACCACTCTGGGCAATCTGGCCCAGCCCGAAACGCTCATGGCGGTGATTGGCATTGTGATTACGTCGGCCTTTGTCGCCCGCCGGGTCAAAGGTGGTTTGCTCTGGGGCATTTTAGCCACGGCAATTTTGGGCTGGATTTTACAAATCACGCCGGCACCGCAGGGCATTGTGGGCTTACCCATCTGGCCGAAAGATCTGCTGGGACAGGCCTTCGTCGGCCTGGGGCAAATTGGCTCGGCAGGCATTGCCAACTTTTTGGCGGTGCTGTTTGTCTTTCTGTTTGTGGATTTGTTTGACACCATCGGCACCCTCTCGGGTATCGGTATCCAAGCCGGCTACATCGACGAAGACGGTAACTTGCCCCGGGCGAATCAGGCTTTGATGGCTGATGCGATCGGGACGACTGCTGGGGCGTTGCTGGGCACGTCCACCGTCACTAGCTATATCGAATCGGCCGCGGGCATCTCGGAAGGTGGGCGATCAGGCTTTGCGGCAGTTGTGTCAGCGGGCTGCTTTTTTCTGTCTATCTTTTTCATTCCGCTGATTTCGGCGATTCCTGGGTATGCGACTGCTCCCGCCTTGATCATTGTGGGGGTTTTGATGATGGGGAGTATCACCGGTATCCGCTGGTCAGATCCCGCCGAGTCGATTCCCAGCTTTTTGACAATTTTGCTAATGCCCCTCACTTTCTCGATCGCTGAAGGTTTGGCCGTTGGCTTCATCATGTATCCCTTGGTCAAAGCGTTCCAAGGTAAGGCCCATGAGGTGAACTGGGTGGTTTGGCTATTGGCTGCAATTTTTGTAGCGCGGTTCGTCTTACTTGGTTTAGGCATCGCCTAG
- a CDS encoding cupin domain-containing protein: MTVSPATHIVVESQPSRDRLAELGVFDWPIWTKEASTFPWTYDESETCYLLAGDVVVTPEGGSPVSMGAGDLVRFPAGMSCTWEIRTAVKKHYTFGDE; encoded by the coding sequence ATGACCGTATCGCCAGCGACCCATATTGTGGTTGAGTCTCAGCCGAGTCGCGATCGCCTCGCCGAACTTGGCGTGTTCGATTGGCCGATCTGGACGAAGGAAGCCTCCACGTTTCCCTGGACGTATGATGAGTCGGAGACGTGCTACTTGCTCGCGGGCGATGTGGTGGTGACGCCTGAGGGCGGCAGTCCCGTCTCGATGGGAGCCGGTGACTTGGTGCGGTTTCCAGCTGGGATGTCTTGTACCTGGGAAATTCGCACGGCGGTGAAAAAGCACTACACCTTTGGGGATGAGTAA
- the rpe gene encoding ribulose-phosphate 3-epimerase → MAQTQSQKSVVVAPSILSADFSRLGDEVRAIDEAGADWVHIDVMDGRFVPNITIGPLIVQALRPVTQKTLDVHLMIVEPEKYVEDFAKAGADIISVHAEHNASPHLHRTLGQIRELGKQAGVVLNPSTPLTLIEHVLELCDLVLIMSVNPGFGGQKFIPEMITKVQNLRQMCDERGLDPWIEVDGGLKPDNAWQVIEAGANAIVSGSGVFKAADYADAIAGIRNSKRPTPELAAV, encoded by the coding sequence ATGGCTCAGACCCAGTCTCAAAAATCAGTTGTTGTTGCTCCATCTATTTTGTCGGCTGACTTTAGTCGATTGGGTGATGAGGTTCGTGCCATCGATGAAGCCGGTGCTGATTGGGTTCACATTGACGTGATGGATGGACGGTTTGTCCCCAACATCACCATCGGTCCTCTGATTGTGCAGGCATTACGTCCAGTCACCCAAAAAACCTTGGATGTGCATCTGATGATTGTGGAGCCTGAGAAGTACGTTGAAGACTTTGCTAAAGCCGGAGCTGACATCATCTCCGTACATGCCGAACATAACGCCTCTCCCCACCTGCACCGCACCTTGGGACAGATTCGTGAGTTGGGCAAACAAGCTGGGGTGGTGCTAAATCCTTCGACTCCCCTCACCTTGATTGAGCACGTCTTGGAACTATGCGACCTAGTGTTGATCATGAGCGTCAACCCCGGTTTCGGCGGTCAAAAGTTCATTCCTGAAATGATCACGAAAGTGCAAAATCTGCGCCAGATGTGCGATGAGCGCGGTCTCGATCCGTGGATTGAGGTAGATGGCGGTCTGAAGCCTGATAACGCTTGGCAGGTCATTGAGGCTGGTGCCAATGCGATCGTTTCTGGCTCCGGCGTCTTCAAAGCGGCAGACTACGCTGATGCGATCGCGGGCATCCGCAACAGCAAGCGGCCCACTCCTGAGTTGGCCGCCGTCTAG